In Flavobacterium sp. GSB-24, the genomic window GTGCTCAGAACCAATACCTCCAGTAACGGCAGAATTATCTCCATCCTGTTTATAATAACTGGAAACCAGATTTACTTCTTCCAGCTTTAATTTTTTGCTTTTATAACTAATAGAATCAGTAGGAACATTTTGTGCTTTTACCTGAAATAGTGCCAATAAAGCAAACCCTGTTATGAATATTCTTTTCATTTTTTTATCGTATCAAAATTAGTTACACCCGCAGCCGCCACCGCTTTTTCCTGAATTTGCTCCGGAAGCTCCTTCACGGTAGGATTGAAAACTGAGTTCTGTCTTTTCGATTTTTCGATTAGAAAGTACCATTTCAGAATCGTTGATTTTTCCCTTCTGGTATTCTTTTACCGAAGTACAAGAGGTGAACAGAATAGCTGTAAAAGCAATGCTGCAGAACAGTACCAGTTTTTTTTGCTTTGGCTTTTTCATTTCAGGTTAATGTTTTTTGATGTGTAAATTTTATTGCTGTCATCGATAATAATACAATATAAATCAGGGATCTGATCTATTAAAAATAAGCCTGCCTTAATTCCCATAACTGCTATTGGAGTTGCCATTGCATCTGCAAATTCTGCATTAGAAGCGATAATGGTAACACTTTTTATTCCGGTTATTGGCAGCCCTGTTTTTGGGTCAATGGTATGCGAATATTTTTTTTCATTAATGGTTACGAATTTTTCATAGTTGCCAGAGGTTGCTACTGCTTTATTGGATATTTCCATATACGAAAATGCACCATTTCGAGCGTCGGGGTTTGCTACGCCAATTGTCCATTTTTTTCCATCGGGCTGTAATCCCCATGCAGACAGATCTCCACTGGCATTTATAATGCCGCTTTGAACATTTTGTTTTAAAAGGATCTGTTTGGCCATTTCAGCGGCATAACCTTTTCCAATACCTCCAAAACCAATCCGCATTCCTTTTTCTTTTAGAAATACAGTTGAGTTTTCTTTGTCCAGCATGATATTTCTGTAATCAATAAGGTGCACCATTTTTTTTGCTGTCAGTGCATCAGGAAGTGTGGTCATTGTTTTGTCAAAATTCCAAAGACTTTTGTCGATACTTCCGTAAGAGATATCAAATGCACCTTGTGTGATTTTCGAAATTCCAATGGATCTTTCGATAAGATTAAAGACTTCCAGATCTACTTTTACAGGCTGAATTCCTGCATTATCATTAATCAGATTGGTCTGGCTATCTGTGCTATAAGTAGTCAACAGCTTTTCAATCCGCCTGATTTCTTCAATAGCAAGATTAATATTCTCATTTCCTTTTTTCTCATTTTCAGCTACAACTGTAATGGTAAAGTTGTTTCCCATGAGTTTTAGGGATTGTGAATATTTTTGCTTTTTAAATATGTTATTTTCGGCTTTCACAGATCGCTTTTATTTCGGCAGTCCATTGTTCAGGTGAGGTTTCAGGTTTTCCGTGCCAGGTTTTGATTACTTTGCCATCAGCATCTAGAAGAAGTGTTAGAGGAAAACTGCCTTCTTTATTATATATTTCAGCTAAGGCTTCATTACGCTTAACTTGTTCGGCTGTTCCGATGTTTTTCTTTTTTCTTGGAAAATCAGCATTAACCAGTACTAAATTTTCATTTGCCATATCTGTGAACACCTGACTTTCAAAATATTCTTTGCGCGTTACGATGCAGGGTCCGCACCAGTCTGAACCAGAGAAGTTCAAAAGAATTAATTCGTGCTTTTCTTTTGCAATTTTTTTTGCATTATTAAAGTCAGGTTCCCAATTTATAGGAAGCACTGTTAACATCAGGAATAATGTAATTAGCTTCATTTTGGCGTTTGTTTTTAGATATATACGAAATAACGAATTCGGAGGGATCTTATTTTTTTTTATAGCTTAAGATTTGATTAATTTTTTCAAGTTTTATACTTCTGTTTTTCTAGAATAAATTGTTTGAAATTCAGAACGATACTTTTGTTTTTCTTGTGTTGGTATTAGTGAAATGGATTCTTTAAATTCATTTTAAAAGTACGTACTGGCATTTAATTTCAAAATGTTTTTAATCACTTTTCAAATTGATCAGGATCATTTTTAATTCTGCTTTATTACTTCAAATTTGCTTACAGATCCAAGTCTTAAAATGGCTTGGAATTTAGTTTCAGTAAAATTTAAAAATTTTTGTCATGAAAAAAAATAATGATGTTTTACGCAAAGAAGTAGTAGAGGCTATCAAATGGGAGCCGTTGCTTCGCTCAAATGAAATTGATGTTACTGTTCAAGATGGTATTGTTACCCTTGGCGGAACAGTGGATAATTACACTCAAAAAAAAGAGGCGGAGCAGGCAGTTAAAAATATTGCAGGTGTAACAGGAGTAATAGATGATATTAAGGTTGATTTATTCTTTTCAGCTATTAAAAGCGATACCGAAATTAAAGCTGCAGTTAGTAAAGCACTGCATGAAAATTGGGCTGTGCCTGATCATAAAATAAAAGTTAATGTAGAGAATGGGTGGGTAACACTAGATGGCATTCTACATTGGCATTTTCAAAGAAAAGCAGCTGATAATGCTATTCGATATCTGGCAGGAGTTAGAGGCGTGATTGATAATATAAAAATCGAAGCTGAAATCAAAGACGAAATGACAAAAGAAGTAGTAGAGAAAGCCCTCCGCCTGAGCTGGATTCTTGATTTTGATAACATTAAAGTCAGGGTCGATGGCAAAACAATATATCTCAGCGGTATAGTTGATTCTCTCTTTCAAAAAGAGGAAGCAGAACGAATTGCCTGGAATACGCCTGGTGTATGGTATGTTGATAATGAGATTGTTGTAGAATTTAATTAATGTGCAAAAGACTAATACATTAGATATGAAAAGTAATGAAGTTTTACAAAGAGAAGTGCAGGAGGCAATTAAATCAGAACCGCTGCTGCATCCAGCAGAAATTGGTGTGATCGTAAAAGAAGCAATAGTAACTCTTACAGGCAATGTTGATTCACTTGTTAAGAAAAAAGAGGCACTGCATGCTGCTAAGAAAATTAAAGGCATCGCTGCAATTGTAGATGAAATAAAGGTTTGTATTGAAAAATCAGCTGTAATTTCAGATCAAAAGATTGCCGAGCAGATTGTTAGTAATTTTAATGAAAATCATATTATACCCAAAAAAGCTGTCTGCATTACTGTAGAAAGCGGCTGGGTTACTCTTGACGGAATTTTACCTTGGAATTTTCAAAGAGATATTGCTGCGGAACTTGTCGAAAATCAAAAAGGAATAGCAGGAGTAACAAATAATATTAAACTTAGGAGGGAAACATTTCATCCTGTAGAAAAAGAGCTGCTTGAGAAAGCGCTTCAAAGACACTGGGCTCTGGATGTGGATGAAATAAATATTGAGATTGCAGGAGCGACCGTGCAGCTATCTGGAACTGTGGGTTCTATTTTTCAAAAAGAAGAAGCTGAAAAAATTGCTTACAAAACGCCAGGAGTAATCAAAGTGATAAACCATTTGAAAGTGAATCTGGAACAGCCGTATCTCTGCTAAGAGATTTAAAAGATATAAACCATGAAAAATGCAAGACCTAATAGCGATTCGTCAGAAATTCAGTTTTTAGAAGGACCGCAGTCGAGGTTAACCGAGCTGAAATTTATTTTAGTTATTTGGTGGGAATTGATAAGATGCTTCAGAAAATTGTACACTGTTGGGCCTTGTATTACTTTTTTTGGATCTGCGCGTTTTAAAGAAGATCACCCTTATTATGAATTTACAAGAAAAGCCTCCGGCGAGTTTGCCAAACTTGGTTTTACCATAATGACTGGAGGCGGACCAGGCCTTATGGAAGCCGCAAACTTGGGAGCAAAACAAGTTGGAGGAAAATCAGTAGGGTGCAATATAAAACTTCCTATTGACCAGATACCAAATTTGTACCTTGACAAGTGGGTTGTGACAAAACATTTTTTTATCCGAAAGATACTTTTAGTGAAATATTCTTTTGCTTTTATAGTCATGCCTGGCGGTTTTGGTACGCTGGACGAATTTTTTGAAGCACTTACGCTGATACAGACCGGAAAAATTAAAAACTTCCCCATTATTATATTTAATGCAGCATATCATAAAAATCTAATTGATCATATTAAACATTTGAAACAGCAGGCAACTATAAACGAACTAGATTCTAAATTATTCTTGATAACAGACGATATTGAAGAAGCAAGACTTTTTATCATGGAGCATAGCATTAAACATTACGGCCTAAAACCAAAATTCCAAATTTAAATTTTGTATGTTTTAGCTCTGTTTAAGTTAAATTCTACACTGTTGGCAATAATTTGTAACTGCTACAGTTTTTCTTTTTGTTTATTAAGATTCGTGATTACATTATGTTCCAGCATATCACTTAATATTAATCTGCCATATTCGTGTGCAAGAGAAAGAGCACTAGAAGGATTAAAAGACTGGGTCTTGGCTGAATATACTAATTCTTGATTTGGCATAACAAACAAGCTGCTTTCCCAAAAGTAATAGGTATTATTTACATAATACCCGTGTTCATTTATTTTACTGTATATGGCATTATAATAAACATCAAAATTATTAGTATCGGCTTCTGCAGCGTCAAACATGCTTTTGGGTGCATGATAGGTTTCTTTTTGTTTATCAAGCAGTACAATTGTTAAAACAGCAATAATCCCATTTTGCTTTAATTCTTTTATTATCTGTTTTTGATCCTGCCCCTTATATGTTTCAAAATTATAAATATCGGATGAGGCGGCAGCATCGTAGCCAAGATTACATAAGTCATCAGCAAGATGATTTTCCATTTTCTGCTGTAGTCTTTTATCAGATTCTGGCATTAACCCAACTACTATAATGCGGCCATGCTGCAGACTAGTTGATGCTTCTGGCGAGTGCCAGCTGCTGGTAATATTTGAACTGGAACATTGAACAAAAAAGACCGAGAAAATTAAAAGGCTGCAAGCAAATGGTTTCATATCGTTTTAGAATTATAATTAGTTTTTCAATAAAATAAAATTACGATTTCCGGCTCGATGAAAATATGACCAAAATCACCATTTGAAAACATAAGTTTTTAACACGGTAAAATACTGATTCAATGAATATTATATAAATTTTAAACAGCAGAAATAATGAATGCAAAATTTAACATCCTGGGTGCTATGACTTTACTGTTATATTCCTGCCAGAATAAGAATTCGTTAAGTGATGAAAGTCTTAGCACAGACTCATTAATGAAAATAAAAAACATCGAGCAGCAGACTCTCCGAAAATGGTTTTCATTTAATAGGGAATCAGATAGTATAATTACCTCTGCTGAATTAATTATTAGCTATCAAGAGGAAGAAATGAAGATACAAGGGAAAAATAAGAGCAAAGAAAAGAGGCTGCATGAGGCGAAATATCACCTCGAAGAATTAAAAAGAAGAGTCAATTATATTAAAGAGTACGAAACTAACACTGAAAGTTTTAATTCCTCAATTTTACATAAGTTAGATTCGCTGAAATTAGATTATCTGCAGGAAAAACTTAAACTTGAAGCTTCTTTATGTGAATTTCAAGAATTTAAAGTACAGTAAATGGATTGTTTAATTACCTGTCTGCACTTGGGAATTAAGAAATGTAATTATTTAAATAATGGCAGGGCGATTAGGGTGTTTGTATCTTTCTGCCATTTATTATTTTCTAAAAACAAGCATTGGGGTTTTGGTATCAAAGCCCTTTTCGGAAGTTTTAATTGATTGAAAAAGCTGTTCAAACCAGCTTCGGTCTTCTTTGGCAAACATAGTTATTATAGACGGTTTGGTTTTCATAATATCAATCTGGAGGTGACGCAGCAAAGATATTTCTGGCTTTAATTTTTTAAAGTAAAAGGAAACTTTTTCTGATTTAAATTTATGATCGATTCTGCTTAATTTTTTATTGATCTCATCCTCATTTGCAAAATAATCATAGTGATAGACTGCAATAGATGCATTTAATTTAGCAGC contains:
- a CDS encoding TIGR00730 family Rossman fold protein; the protein is MKNARPNSDSSEIQFLEGPQSRLTELKFILVIWWELIRCFRKLYTVGPCITFFGSARFKEDHPYYEFTRKASGEFAKLGFTIMTGGGPGLMEAANLGAKQVGGKSVGCNIKLPIDQIPNLYLDKWVVTKHFFIRKILLVKYSFAFIVMPGGFGTLDEFFEALTLIQTGKIKNFPIIIFNAAYHKNLIDHIKHLKQQATINELDSKLFLITDDIEEARLFIMEHSIKHYGLKPKFQI
- a CDS encoding thioredoxin family protein, giving the protein MKLITLFLMLTVLPINWEPDFNNAKKIAKEKHELILLNFSGSDWCGPCIVTRKEYFESQVFTDMANENLVLVNADFPRKKKNIGTAEQVKRNEALAEIYNKEGSFPLTLLLDADGKVIKTWHGKPETSPEQWTAEIKAICESRK
- a CDS encoding BON domain-containing protein, producing the protein MKSNEVLQREVQEAIKSEPLLHPAEIGVIVKEAIVTLTGNVDSLVKKKEALHAAKKIKGIAAIVDEIKVCIEKSAVISDQKIAEQIVSNFNENHIIPKKAVCITVESGWVTLDGILPWNFQRDIAAELVENQKGIAGVTNNIKLRRETFHPVEKELLEKALQRHWALDVDEINIEIAGATVQLSGTVGSIFQKEEAEKIAYKTPGVIKVINHLKVNLEQPYLC
- a CDS encoding BON domain-containing protein, which encodes MKKNNDVLRKEVVEAIKWEPLLRSNEIDVTVQDGIVTLGGTVDNYTQKKEAEQAVKNIAGVTGVIDDIKVDLFFSAIKSDTEIKAAVSKALHENWAVPDHKIKVNVENGWVTLDGILHWHFQRKAADNAIRYLAGVRGVIDNIKIEAEIKDEMTKEVVEKALRLSWILDFDNIKVRVDGKTIYLSGIVDSLFQKEEAERIAWNTPGVWYVDNEIVVEFN
- a CDS encoding FAD:protein FMN transferase, which translates into the protein MGNNFTITVVAENEKKGNENINLAIEEIRRIEKLLTTYSTDSQTNLINDNAGIQPVKVDLEVFNLIERSIGISKITQGAFDISYGSIDKSLWNFDKTMTTLPDALTAKKMVHLIDYRNIMLDKENSTVFLKEKGMRIGFGGIGKGYAAEMAKQILLKQNVQSGIINASGDLSAWGLQPDGKKWTIGVANPDARNGAFSYMEISNKAVATSGNYEKFVTINEKKYSHTIDPKTGLPITGIKSVTIIASNAEFADAMATPIAVMGIKAGLFLIDQIPDLYCIIIDDSNKIYTSKNINLK
- a CDS encoding DUF4266 domain-containing protein, whose protein sequence is MKKPKQKKLVLFCSIAFTAILFTSCTSVKEYQKGKINDSEMVLSNRKIEKTELSFQSYREGASGANSGKSGGGCGCN